The DNA sequence TAAAGATATGCTTCCAATCTTGGAGAAAAAGCTTAAATCCTTTCATATTTCAATATCACTCCGATTCAAACTAATGCTTGCATGGTACAACGTTGTATTATACAACCTTTTATCTAAAATTCAAGCATCGATTTGAAAAAGGTGTGAATTGGCTATTTTGATCGTTTATATCTGACGACTGTCTGATTGAATTTTTCAAGGAGAACCGCAAATGTTTCACAATCATCCATTTCCCATTCCTTCAGCAAATGTGTGTAAAATTCACGTCGCTGTTCCCTTACTTCATTTAATTGAGTCTGTCCTTCTTTCGTAATGGAAAGAAGGTTGATGCGTGCATCCGCAGGGTCCGTTTTGCGCTCCACGTAATTTTTTGATTCCAGAGCGGCCGTTTGTCGGCTCAATGTAGAGAGGTCCAGCTGAAAAGCTTCAGATAAGGCTTTGATGCCCATCGGACCATTTTCTTCTAAGTGAAGGAGGAGCAAATAAGTTGACCGCTCCATTTCATTGTATTTAAGATTGGCAATCCTTGTCGCCTCAGCCCGCCGGACAAACATGGCGAGTTCGCGTTCAAGAAAAGAGAATGTTTCTTTTGAATCCATATCCGTTACCTCATTTCTTACGATCATCACTTTCAGAATACCATATTTCTGTAAAGTGGAGGACTTCTGCTGTATTAAGTTAAATCGATTTGACCCACGCATCCTTGGAATAGCCTCTTTCTTCCCAGTAGCCGGTATGACTGTGGGAGATCACTTCGATGCGGCTGAGCCATTTTACGGATTTGTAGGCGTACATTTTCGGCACAATCAAGCGGACAGGACCACCGTTCTTCTGGTCAATCAGCTTCCCATCGATCAATACAGCCACCATCGCATCCTCCATCATTGCCTGTTTGATAGTGAGTGTATCTGTATAGACCCCATCAGCCGAATAAAACTTCACGTACTTGGCACTTTCTTTTAATTCGGCCTGTTCAAGAATCTTCTTCAAGGGGATGCCTTCCCATGTTACATCATATACGCTCCAGCCTGTGACACAGTGAAAATCGCTCACTTGTACATCCCGGTGCATCTTAACGAATTCCTCCCAGTTGTACGATTGTTTTGTCTTAACAAGTCCATCCACTGTAAATCGGAAGTTCTCATTGGTGATCTTCGGAATTTCCGTCACGGTGTAATACCTGAACTCTCCCTTTCTTCCGCCACCGACCGGCGGAGAGGAGCTTGCATTCGGTGAAGGGAGCGGTTTCAAATCATTGCCCCCATTTAAAGCAGGGCCACCGCCTGAAGCTGCAGGCATAAAGGACTTGAACCATCTCGATATGACAGGAAGGAATGCTAAAAAAATGAGAGCGGCACTTGTCATCCTTAAGAACGACCTTCTTGTATAAAGAGGGTTCCTTTCATCTATTTCAATTGGATCCTGCTTCGATGGCACCGTCTGCTTTTTCTCCAGCTTCTTGAACCACATGCTTCTAGTGACGCTATGATAAAGAACATATGGGACACCGAACCATGTTGCAAAGTCATGGATAAATAAAGCTGCAGTACTGACTTGCGGCGGGAATTGCCTATGGATGGTTAAAAACACCCCTGAAACGATCAGCAGCAATAAAATGGTCAAGACTAAATAAAGATTGTATCGGTTTTGTTTTCTTTTCTTGAGAGTGCTTAAGTGCTTGGCCATTTTCGGCAAATAATAGAGAAGTGGAAGGCAAAGGATGAAGCCAATCCAGATATGGACATCCCTGACCATTACCCGGACAGCGGGAAAAAGTGAGCGGAAAGAGGTTGAAAACAAGATGAAGCCCGTCAAAGTCAGAACGAAAAATAAAATGGCGTTCGAATGGTGAAGGCGTGCCAGCCGCTTTCCAAAATTTAAATTCCTTTGAAAAAAGAGTTTAACATTCATCCTGGATTCCTGCCTTCCCACGCATTCTGATAATGACTTTATTGTACCACCACTCTTTTCTTTAACAGGAACGATAATGCTCTCAAAATGAAAAAAAGCCCACATTTCCGGCGTTGGGCTTTTTTAAAAAGAAGAAATTATAAACATTTAGAGTGGTATACTGTCCGCTTTTCTTGATCCAGCTCCACCGGCTAGAGGCTGGGAGGTTTCCTTCAGCACACTTACGATAAGTCAACATCGGTTCACTTCGTTCACCGTGTTTCCTTTATCTCGTGGTGCTTCAGTCCAACCTCGGCGCCTCTGGACAGCCGGCTCCGCTTTTCTAATTTAATCAAACGTTTGATTAAATTTAAATATGCCTATGTATCAAGCGGGATGGTGATTACGAAACGTGTACCTTTCCCCTGTTCGCTTTCCACATGGATCTTGCCTTTCATTGCTTCGATTACACTAAACACGACCATCATTCCGAGGCCGGTTCCTTTTTGATCCTTTGTGGTGAAATAAGGTTCGCCGAGGCGCCTCATTTGTTCATCCGTCATCCCGAACCCTGTATCCTGGATATCGATGATGGCCAATTGATCGGAGGAGCCGATGGTTATGGTCAATTTTCCCCCATTAGGCATGGCTTCAATCGAGTTTTTCAGGAGATTCAATATACATTGCTGAAACAAGGATTGATCACCTGTGATGGGCACGGACTTCAGCCGTTGATCGAGTCTGACACTATTCATATTGGCAAGCGGTCTGAGGATGGAAATCACTTTTTCCGTCTGCTCCTTCAGATCCATCGTTTCCATTCGTTCATGAGTGGGCTTGGCAAAAGTGAGGTAATCCCGGACGATTCCTTCTGCCCTGTTTAATTCATCCAGCGCCAGTTTGATATATTCCAAGTTCTTTCCCTCTTGTTTACTTCCCTGGAGCAGCTGGAGAAAACCCTTTGTGGTTGTCATGGGATTTCGGATTTCATGCGAAATGCTTGCTGCAAGGTGGCTGACTACCTCCAGTTTTTCAGAACGCAGAACTTTTGCCCGCATGTAGCGCGCACTCCGGATCGCTTCTATTAAATAGACGACTACTCCCATTCCTACGACTTCCATCGAAGCGCTTGCATAAATATGTTCCTGGTAATGATAGTTATTAAAAAACAACGGAAATAAGAGAAATCCTACCACCGAGTGAAAGATAGAAACTAAAACAGCTGCAATGATTTTGTGGCGAATGCTCAAGGTATTATATTTTTTGAAAAATAGGATGGTTAAAACAAAGATGATGGCGCATATGATGAGGGTCATATAAATCCCCTGTCCCCCGAAGACGGCTCTGTATAGCACTGTGAATGCGATGAGGAGTGCGCTGATGGCCGGACCTCCGTAGAAGCTCCCGATCAAAAGGGGAATAAATCGCAAGTCGTAGATGATGCCGTGTTCGAACCTGGCTGGAAAGGAAATGCAAAGCACAATCGAGATGAAGGCGAAAAGGAAATAGCGCCTTTTCAACTTCTTTTCGTCTACATAAAACTGATTGCGGTCTCCCGATAGCTGAAAGACAAAAAGTGTCGCTAATATATAAAATAAATTGGGCAGAAGCTGAGTAAAGAATACTGGCATAAAACCCCACACTTTTCCTATGATTTCCTTTTATTATAGCGATTCATTCGAATGATTGCGATAGTAATATTATGCTAAATTCGAATTTACTCTGCTTTATCGATGACAACCGCCTGTTTCCCCATCTGGTTCCACGATTGAATGAACTGATTCTTGTTCACTTTTCGATTTTTCACCCCATACGGATCATTTAAATAAATATTCTGTTCATCATACCCGGTCAACGCGACACTATGTTCACTATAGGTCACTTCAATGGCACCTTGCGGGGTTTCCCACTTTTTAAAATCACCCACGGGGCCAAAGTTGGCAGTCGTGATGACCCAAACCGGAAGGCCTTTATCCAATTCCTTTTGAATCGTTTCAAATGGCTGTCCAGTCAAATCCCTGGCACGCTCTCCTGCGTATTTTTTTGCCAAATTCATAATAGGTCCATGGTAAACGCCGAGTCCCGGGCCATTCTCCATATCTCCGACGAATCCAACATTCGGGTTTCCGTGCTTTCCATCTGCATAATTAAGGGGCACCCGTTCAACGGCCTCTGCCAGCTCATTTTTTGTTACGTCAATTCCGTGGAACTGCATGATCATGGTCAAACTGGCAATCTCGCACCCATTATAAAGTCTGGGGTTGTCCATTTGGTTGACAAGCGGTACATCTAATGGAAATGTCACAGCAGGTACTGCCTCCTTTTTTTCAGGAACTTCCGCCAATAATCTATTGTTTTTGGCATCTTTCTTTTCAGCTTCGTCTTTCTTCTTGACTGTGTCTTTCTTTTTCGGTTCGGTTTCTTTCGATTCTTTTTTATCTTCCAGTCCTCTTTTAAGAGAAATGAATTCTTTTCTTAATATCTCTGCATTTCGATCGTAGTTAATCCCGAGAAAGACGCTGATGATAACCAACAGGCTTAATACATAAATGAGTCCCTTGTTTAAGTTCATATTCAAGCATCCTTATCTGATTATAGTTACTAACAGATTACCATACGCGGTTGAATATTGTTACTGAACATTCTACCAATATAAAAAAGCACAAAAAAGGTTTCCCTTCTTTGCACTTTGCTGAGTGAAATTAAAACTTAAGGTTATGCTGGCTTCGGAGCGGTTTTTTCCGGCCTTCCATAATTGTGAAGACCATGGCAAGGAGCATGAATACACTGGATATTTGGAATAGAACTCCGATCTCTACGTATTGAGCGATGATCCCAAAAACAAGTCCGCTCAACCCGATGCCGAGGTCAATGGAAGAGAAAAACATTCCGCTCGCCACCCCTCTTTTGTTTGCAGGGGTGATGGAAAGCGTCCAGGACTGAAGCGTCGGAATCAAAGAGCCGTATCCGATGCCAAATAAGATTCCTGCTGCTGCAATTAAAATGTTCGAATGGGCAAAGGACAGCACCCACATCCCGATAAAGGAAACGAACGTGCAGAATATGACAAGCCCCTTAGGTCCATGCTGGTCAAAATATTTACCAGAAATCGGACGGGAAATGGTCGCCATCACAGCATTGAATAAGTAAAATAAGAAAATTTGAGGGATCCCGCGTTCGTCCCCAAAGATGACAATGAATGTCACAATGGATCCATAGGCGAAGCTCGCGAGCAGCGTGATAAAAGCAGGATACCAGCTTGTTTTCTCGATCATGGAGCCGAAATATGAAAACGGCAAGTCTTCTTTTTTCGTGTTCTTCACGATTTCCGGCGTCTTATAGTTGACCAAGGCCAAAAGCAGAACAGCCATTACGCCTAGAGCGCCTGAAATATAGATCAGATTTGAAAAACTAGTAATCTGGAATAAGTAGATTCCCAGACTCGGTGCGATAATCATTCCGATGGTGATGGAAAGGCCGTAATAGCCCATCCCTTCCCCCAGTCTCGAATTCGGCACAACATCAACCGCGGCGGTTCCGTTGACGGTGGTTGACCAGCCCCAGGCAAGACCATGCATGAACCGGAATAAAAGAAAGACGAGGACAACGCTGGACAATGGATAGATAAATGTGATGACAAGCAAGGAAATGATCCCCGCCATCACAAGCGGTTTCCGGGTTCGATACCCCAGCATATAGCCGATAAACGGCCGGCAGATAACAGCCCCGATGGAAAACAGGGTTGTCACCAGTCCGATTTCAAGCCCGTTTGCCCCCAGGGACTTTATATAAGGCGGAAGTGTAGGAATCAACATTTGAAAGGACATGAAAACAAATAAGTTCCCTGCCATCAGCATGATGAACGATTTTGTCCATAATATATCTTTTTTCACGAAGATACTCCCCCTTTTGCGATTCGTGAAAACTGTGCGATTTATTTCGTATTGCTAAATATTATCACATCTAGAGGGAAATGCATATTTGAAATTAAAGACAAAGAAAAAGGATTGCCTATTAAGACAATCCTCTCTTCAAAAACATCAAATCATACGTTCATACTGTCTGGTTTTCAGCTCATAGAACGTCAGTGCATCTTCATATATTTCCGGGTTGGTTTTCATATTCTCGAGCAGTTGTTTGTTCGTTTCAATGACAGCCAGCGTTTCTTCTACATTTTGTTTAAGGACCGCAATCGGCTCCCTGAAGAAGAAGGAAACATCGCGTTTGAGCGATTTTTCAAACAGGTCGAATTGAAGCATGAAATTCGAAATGATGGAGTCGGCGGATTCTTGATAATCCTCATTCTCCAACAGCCTGCGGTAGCTGTTATAAAGCATGTTCTTATTCTGAGGCAGTGCCCCGAATAATTTCCCCGCCCCTTTCAAAAGCAGCTGGGATGGGTTGTTCTTAAGCAGGATATTGACCTTTTCCACTTGCACGGAGGTGGTCATCCTTTCAGCATCCCGCCTCCAGTCTTCGAGTACCCTGAAGTCCCCTTCAAGAATGATTCTTTCTTCCTCATAAAGGGTATTGAACCCATCGCTCATTTCAGACAGCTGCATTTGGCTGTCTTCGAATTCCGCTTTTGCGAACGTGATCCATTCCTGCAAGGAGTCATACAGCTTCGGAAGGATGCGGTTCTCGATATCCTGATGCACCTTTTCGTTCATTTCATCATTCAATCTGATATGAAGATCTCTGAAATCACTGTCCTCATGAATGGAGTCCGCACATTCTTTGAAAATCCTCGGAATCCGCTCGGCCAGTTCCACGCGGACATCCTCTTTTATTTGATGATAACGGTTCGCAATGACTGCCGCCTTTTCACTTTCAAGGTCCTCGGTCTGATGGATGGCTCCATTCAATTTCTTGGTCATTTCTTCATCCCACATGATTGAATGCACATAGCCGCGTTCCATCTCCACCCTTTTCGTCAGGAGATATTGGATGAAGTCCTTGACTAGATTCAATAGGCGTTCCGTACGCTCCTCTTCAATATCCCGGTAACTGAATGCAGAGGAGATGAATTGTGTCCACTCCTGCTTCTGCCCAGTGTTGGAATAAAGGGAAGAATACAGGAAGACTTGGGAATGTGGAAACTCGGTATGAATTCTGTCGCTTGTTTCCATCAAAATGCGCTGCGCCTCTTGGTCGTTATAAATGGTATCCACTTTATTCAGCAAGAAATGCACTTGAAGCTTCGGTGCCTTCTTCTTCAGTTTTCTCAAGAATTCCCATTCCCCGCTTGTAAGAGGTGTATTGATATTCGTTACAAAGAGAAGGATATCAGCCATTGGGAGGAACTTCGCAATTTCATTTCGTTCAACGCTGCCAGCTCCTGGTGTATCAATGAAAGCGAGCTTGTTTTGTGCCAGGAAAGGAGATGGG is a window from the Falsibacillus pallidus genome containing:
- a CDS encoding MarR family winged helix-turn-helix transcriptional regulator, which encodes MDSKETFSFLERELAMFVRRAEATRIANLKYNEMERSTYLLLLHLEENGPMGIKALSEAFQLDLSTLSRQTAALESKNYVERKTDPADARINLLSITKEGQTQLNEVREQRREFYTHLLKEWEMDDCETFAVLLEKFNQTVVRYKRSK
- a CDS encoding MFS transporter, whose protein sequence is MLMAGNLFVFMSFQMLIPTLPPYIKSLGANGLEIGLVTTLFSIGAVICRPFIGYMLGYRTRKPLVMAGIISLLVITFIYPLSSVVLVFLLFRFMHGLAWGWSTTVNGTAAVDVVPNSRLGEGMGYYGLSITIGMIIAPSLGIYLFQITSFSNLIYISGALGVMAVLLLALVNYKTPEIVKNTKKEDLPFSYFGSMIEKTSWYPAFITLLASFAYGSIVTFIVIFGDERGIPQIFLFYLFNAVMATISRPISGKYFDQHGPKGLVIFCTFVSFIGMWVLSFAHSNILIAAAGILFGIGYGSLIPTLQSWTLSITPANKRGVASGMFFSSIDLGIGLSGLVFGIIAQYVEIGVLFQISSVFMLLAMVFTIMEGRKKPLRSQHNLKF
- a CDS encoding C39 family peptidase, which encodes MNLNKGLIYVLSLLVIISVFLGINYDRNAEILRKEFISLKRGLEDKKESKETEPKKKDTVKKKDEAEKKDAKNNRLLAEVPEKKEAVPAVTFPLDVPLVNQMDNPRLYNGCEIASLTMIMQFHGIDVTKNELAEAVERVPLNYADGKHGNPNVGFVGDMENGPGLGVYHGPIMNLAKKYAGERARDLTGQPFETIQKELDKGLPVWVITTANFGPVGDFKKWETPQGAIEVTYSEHSVALTGYDEQNIYLNDPYGVKNRKVNKNQFIQSWNQMGKQAVVIDKAE
- a CDS encoding ATP-binding protein, with translation MPVFFTQLLPNLFYILATLFVFQLSGDRNQFYVDEKKLKRRYFLFAFISIVLCISFPARFEHGIIYDLRFIPLLIGSFYGGPAISALLIAFTVLYRAVFGGQGIYMTLIICAIIFVLTILFFKKYNTLSIRHKIIAAVLVSIFHSVVGFLLFPLFFNNYHYQEHIYASASMEVVGMGVVVYLIEAIRSARYMRAKVLRSEKLEVVSHLAASISHEIRNPMTTTKGFLQLLQGSKQEGKNLEYIKLALDELNRAEGIVRDYLTFAKPTHERMETMDLKEQTEKVISILRPLANMNSVRLDQRLKSVPITGDQSLFQQCILNLLKNSIEAMPNGGKLTITIGSSDQLAIIDIQDTGFGMTDEQMRRLGEPYFTTKDQKGTGLGMMVVFSVIEAMKGKIHVESEQGKGTRFVITIPLDT
- a CDS encoding molybdopterin-dependent oxidoreductase, translated to MNVKLFFQRNLNFGKRLARLHHSNAILFFVLTLTGFILFSTSFRSLFPAVRVMVRDVHIWIGFILCLPLLYYLPKMAKHLSTLKKRKQNRYNLYLVLTILLLLIVSGVFLTIHRQFPPQVSTAALFIHDFATWFGVPYVLYHSVTRSMWFKKLEKKQTVPSKQDPIEIDERNPLYTRRSFLRMTSAALIFLAFLPVISRWFKSFMPAASGGGPALNGGNDLKPLPSPNASSSPPVGGGRKGEFRYYTVTEIPKITNENFRFTVDGLVKTKQSYNWEEFVKMHRDVQVSDFHCVTGWSVYDVTWEGIPLKKILEQAELKESAKYVKFYSADGVYTDTLTIKQAMMEDAMVAVLIDGKLIDQKNGGPVRLIVPKMYAYKSVKWLSRIEVISHSHTGYWEERGYSKDAWVKSI